The Populus nigra chromosome 19, ddPopNigr1.1, whole genome shotgun sequence genome includes a window with the following:
- the LOC133679290 gene encoding U-box domain-containing protein 15-like — protein sequence MERQRVMERGEKAGVSSSSNGGGEVDVVVEMMDVIEAVGLYVGYRRTQRKECLNFVRRLKLLLPLLEEIKEIGNYKLVSSEGLKTSLDNLKKALLGAKKLLKKCSCGSKIYLAMESEAVMSSFHAVYEKLNQALDDLPYDELGISVEVKEQVELTRMQLKRAKKRSDTQDIELAMDMMVVFSKRDDRNADSAILERLAIKLELHAIPDLKAEEIAVRKLVKERGVQNAESIQQINDLLGKFKQIAGVDETIVLDGPFSSKSLQRCRSLLIPHEFLCPITLEIMVDPVIVATGQTYERESIQKWLNSNHRTCPKTGQTLGHLSLASNFALRNLIQEWCEKNHYELPKKDACLGSDGVSAELKEEISSLVQNLSSCEFEVRREAIKKIRMLAKENPDNRILIASYGGIPPLVQLLSYQDPNIQEHTVTALLNLSIDETNKILVAREGAIPAIVEILQHGTNEARENSAAALFSLSMLDENKVLIGASNGIRPLVHLLQYGTIRGKKDAATALFNLSFNQTNKSRAIKAGIIPALLHLLEEKNLGMIDEALSIFLLLASHPQGRNEIGKLSFIKTLVEIIRNGTPKNKECALSVLLQLGLHNSSIILAALQYGVYEHLVELTKSGTNRAQRKANSILQHMSKYGHIP from the exons ATGGAGAGGCAGAGAGTGATGGAAAGAGGAGAGAAGGCAGGCGTGTCAAGTTCATCCAATGGTGGAGGTGAAGTTGATGTTGTGGTGGAAATGATGGATGTGATTGAGGCCGTTGGATTGTATGTGGGGTACAGGAGGACACAAAGAAAGGAGTGCTTGAACTTCGTGCGGAGATTGAAGCTACTACTTCCTCTTTTGGAGGAGATAAAGGAGATTGGTAATTATAAATTGGTTTCTAGTGAGGGTTTGAAAACTAGTTTGGATAATTTAAAGAAGGCCCTTTTGGGTGCTAAGAAGTTGTTGAAGAAATGTAGCTGTGGAAGCAAGATTTATCTG GCAATGGAGAGTGAAGCAGTGATGAGTAGCTTTCATGCtgtatatgaaaaattaaatcaggCTTTGGATGATTTGCCCTATGATGAGCTAGGGATCTCAGTTGAAGTTAAAGAGCAA GTTGAGCTAACACGGATGCAACTTAAAAGAGCAAAGAAGCGATCCGACACCCAGGATATAGAACTGGCAATGGATATGATGGTTGTATTTTCTAAAAGGGATGACCGAAATGCAGATAGTGCAATCCTAGAGAGACTGGCCATCAAGTTAGAGCTGCATGCTATTCCAGACTTGAAAGCAGAAGAAATAGCAGTCAGGAAACTAGTTAAAGAGAGAGGGGTTCAGAACGCTGAAAGCATCCAGCAAATTAATGACCTTTTGGGAAAATTCAAACAGATTGCTGGTGTTGATGAAACCATTGTTCTTGATGGCCCTTTTTCTTCGAAAAGCCTTCAGAGGTGTCGGTCTTTGCTTATCCCTCATGAATTCCTATGTCCAATTACTCTGGAGATCATGGTGGATCCTGTCATTGTGGCAACTGGACAG acTTATGAAAGAGAGAGCATACAGAAGTGGCTAAATTCTAATCATCGAACCTGCCCGAAGACTGGTCAAACTTTGGGTCATTTGTCTCTAGCATCGAATTTTGCACTCAGGAATCTTATACAGGAATGGTGTGAGAAAAATCACTATGAACTACCCAAGAAGGATGCTTGTTTAGGTTCTGATGGCGTTTCTGCTGAGCTTAAAGAGGAAATCTCTTCCTTGGTTCAAAATCTGTCCTCCTGTGAGTTTGAAGTGCGACGAGAGGCCATCAAGAAGATCCGAATGCTTGCAAAGGAGAATCCAGACAACAGAATTTTGATTGCCAGCTATGGAGGGATTCCTCCGTTGGTTCAGCTCTTGTCCTATCAAGATCCCAACATTCAAGAACACACTGTAACAGCTCTTTTGAACTTGTCAATTgatgaaacaaacaaaatactTGTAGCCAGAGAGGGAGCAATTCCTGCTATAGTTGAAATTCTGCAGCATGGAACAAATGAAGCTAGAGAAAACTCTGCTGCAGCTTTGTTTAGCTTGTCAATGCTTGATGAGAACAAAGTTCTAATTGGAGCTTCGAATGGAATCCGTCCCTTGGTACACCTTTTGCAGTATGGGACTATACGAGGTAAAAAGGATGCTGCAACTGCACTCTTCAACTTGTCTTTTAACCAAACCAACAAGTCCAGGGCCATTAAAGCAGGTATCATACCAGCATTGCTCCATTTGCTCGAGGAGAAAAACCTTGGCATGATCGACGAAGCCCTCTCCATATTTTTACTCCTGGCATCACATCCTCAAGGGAGAAATGAAATCGGCAAACTATCTTTCATCAAAACCCTTGTTGAAATCATAAGAAACGGGACTCCCAAGAACAAGGAATGCGCCCTATCGGTCCTTCTCCAGCTGGGGTTGCACAATTCATCCATCATCTTAGCAGCACTTCAGTATGGAGTGTATGAACATTTGGTAGAGCTTACAAAAAGTGGAACCAACAGGGCTCAAAGGAAAGCAAATTCTATATTACAGCATATGAGTAAGTACGGACACATTCCATGA